Proteins co-encoded in one Quercus robur chromosome 8, dhQueRobu3.1, whole genome shotgun sequence genomic window:
- the LOC126694930 gene encoding peptidyl-prolyl cis-trans isomerase CYP37, chloroplastic isoform X2 — protein MAFPLSSAIISYKHSLNVSITPSFPKLSFLPTQFVFCSNQMPSKNPARPARPRIHCLSKKTRSEELADWHDFPTNFYLSICRHGIKKLENTKVPRTGELALRKAIPANTSMKTIQESLEDISYLLRIPQRKPFGTMEGNVKKALKIAVDEKDSILASLPTNLKEKGSTLYASLIDGKGGLQALLESIKDKDPDKVSVGLASSLDTVAEIELLQAPGLSFLLPKQYLNYPRLTGRGIVEFTIEKGDGSTFSPAAGGELRKTATIQVVVDGYSAPLTAGNFAKLVIDGAYDGAKLNCTDQAVLSDSGLDKNGYNVPLEIMPSGQFEPLYRTTLNVQDGELPVLPLSVYGAVAMAHSEVSEDYSSPYQFFFYLYDKRNAGLGGLSFDEGQFSVFGYTIVGKDILPQIKTGDVIRSAKLVEGQDRLILPNES, from the exons ATGGCGTTTCCTCTATCTTCCGCCATTATTTCTTACAAGCACTCTCTCAATGTATCCATCACTCCCTCATTTCCAAAACTAAGTTTTCTCCCTACGCAATTCGTATTTTGCTCTAATCAAATGCCTAGCAAAAACCCAGCAAGACCAGCCCGCCCCAGAATTCATTGCTTGTCCAAGAAAACTCGTTCAGAG GAGCTGGCAGACTGGCATGATTTTCCAACCAACTTTTACTTGTCAATTTGCAGACATGGAATTAAGAAGCTTGAGA ATACCAAGGTTCCAAGAACAGGAGAACTTGCTTTAAGGAAGGCTATCCCTGCAAATACAAGCATGAAGACCATACAG GAATCTTTGGAGGATATCTCATACCTGCTGAGAATTCCACAGAGAAAGCCATTTGGGACCATGGAGGGGAATGTGAAGAAAGCTTTAAAG ATAGCAGTGGATGAAAAGGATTCTATTTTGGCAAGTTTACCAACAAACctgaaggaaaagggctccacaTTGTATGCATCACTTATTGATGGGAAG GGTGGATTGCAAGCCCTTCTTGAATCTATAAAAGATAAGGACCCAGATAAAGTATCAGTCGGCCTTGCATCTTCACTTGATACAGTTGCAGAGATAGAGTTGTTACAG GCTCCAGGCTTGTCATTTTTATTGCCCAAGCAATACTTGAATTATCCAAG GCTTACTGGGAGAGGAATTGTTGAATTTACAATTGAGAAAGGAGATGGTTCAACATTTTCTCCAGCAGCTGGTGGTGAACTAAGAAAGACTGCTACAATTCAG GTTGTTGTGGATGGATACTCAGCACCATTAACGGCAGGGAATTTTGCAAAACTG GTAATTGATGGGGCATATGATGGGGCAAAACTTAACTGTACTGACCAAGCTGTTCTCTCAGACAGTGGACTTGATAAGAACGGTTATAATGTTCCTTTAGAGATAATGCCATCTGGGCAATTCGAGCCATTGTACAGAACAACATTAAATGTGCAG GATGGAGAATTGCCAGTTCTTCCACTCTCTGTATATGGAGCAGTTGCAATGGCACACAGTGAAGTCTCTGAGGATTATTCATCACCATACCAGTTTTTCTTCTATCTTTATGATAAAAGAAAT GCTGGCTTGGGAGGGTTATCATTTGATGAAggtcaattttcagtttttgg ATACACAATTGTTGGGAAAGATATTCTTCCACAGATAAAAACTGGAGATGTGATTCGATCTGCAAAGCTGGTGGAAGGTCAAGATCGCCTCATTTTGCCAAATGAGAGTTAA
- the LOC126694930 gene encoding peptidyl-prolyl cis-trans isomerase CYP37, chloroplastic isoform X3, whose amino-acid sequence MAFPLSSAIISYKHSLNVSITPSFPKLSFLPTQFVFCSNQMPSKNPARPARPRIHCLSKKTRSEIAVDEKDSILASLPTNLKEKGSTLYASLIDGKGGLQALLESIKDKDPDKVSVGLASSLDTVAEIELLQAPGLSFLLPKQYLNYPRLTGRGIVEFTIEKGDGSTFSPAAGGELRKTATIQVVVDGYSAPLTAGNFAKLVIDGAYDGAKLNCTDQAVLSDSGLDKNGYNVPLEIMPSGQFEPLYRTTLNVQDGELPVLPLSVYGAVAMAHSEVSEDYSSPYQFFFYLYDKRNAGLGGLSFDEGQFSVFGYTIVGKDILPQIKTGDVIRSAKLVEGQDRLILPNES is encoded by the exons ATGGCGTTTCCTCTATCTTCCGCCATTATTTCTTACAAGCACTCTCTCAATGTATCCATCACTCCCTCATTTCCAAAACTAAGTTTTCTCCCTACGCAATTCGTATTTTGCTCTAATCAAATGCCTAGCAAAAACCCAGCAAGACCAGCCCGCCCCAGAATTCATTGCTTGTCCAAGAAAACTCGTTCAGAG ATAGCAGTGGATGAAAAGGATTCTATTTTGGCAAGTTTACCAACAAACctgaaggaaaagggctccacaTTGTATGCATCACTTATTGATGGGAAG GGTGGATTGCAAGCCCTTCTTGAATCTATAAAAGATAAGGACCCAGATAAAGTATCAGTCGGCCTTGCATCTTCACTTGATACAGTTGCAGAGATAGAGTTGTTACAG GCTCCAGGCTTGTCATTTTTATTGCCCAAGCAATACTTGAATTATCCAAG GCTTACTGGGAGAGGAATTGTTGAATTTACAATTGAGAAAGGAGATGGTTCAACATTTTCTCCAGCAGCTGGTGGTGAACTAAGAAAGACTGCTACAATTCAG GTTGTTGTGGATGGATACTCAGCACCATTAACGGCAGGGAATTTTGCAAAACTG GTAATTGATGGGGCATATGATGGGGCAAAACTTAACTGTACTGACCAAGCTGTTCTCTCAGACAGTGGACTTGATAAGAACGGTTATAATGTTCCTTTAGAGATAATGCCATCTGGGCAATTCGAGCCATTGTACAGAACAACATTAAATGTGCAG GATGGAGAATTGCCAGTTCTTCCACTCTCTGTATATGGAGCAGTTGCAATGGCACACAGTGAAGTCTCTGAGGATTATTCATCACCATACCAGTTTTTCTTCTATCTTTATGATAAAAGAAAT GCTGGCTTGGGAGGGTTATCATTTGATGAAggtcaattttcagtttttgg ATACACAATTGTTGGGAAAGATATTCTTCCACAGATAAAAACTGGAGATGTGATTCGATCTGCAAAGCTGGTGGAAGGTCAAGATCGCCTCATTTTGCCAAATGAGAGTTAA
- the LOC126694930 gene encoding peptidyl-prolyl cis-trans isomerase CYP37, chloroplastic isoform X1 — protein MAFPLSSAIISYKHSLNVSITPSFPKLSFLPTQFVFCSNQMPSKNPARPARPRIHCLSKKTRSEELADWHDFPTNFYLSICRHGIKKLESLIAVILLSIQISSPLPLVGWDSLSISPATAVLYSPDTKVPRTGELALRKAIPANTSMKTIQESLEDISYLLRIPQRKPFGTMEGNVKKALKIAVDEKDSILASLPTNLKEKGSTLYASLIDGKGGLQALLESIKDKDPDKVSVGLASSLDTVAEIELLQAPGLSFLLPKQYLNYPRLTGRGIVEFTIEKGDGSTFSPAAGGELRKTATIQVVVDGYSAPLTAGNFAKLVIDGAYDGAKLNCTDQAVLSDSGLDKNGYNVPLEIMPSGQFEPLYRTTLNVQDGELPVLPLSVYGAVAMAHSEVSEDYSSPYQFFFYLYDKRNAGLGGLSFDEGQFSVFGYTIVGKDILPQIKTGDVIRSAKLVEGQDRLILPNES, from the exons ATGGCGTTTCCTCTATCTTCCGCCATTATTTCTTACAAGCACTCTCTCAATGTATCCATCACTCCCTCATTTCCAAAACTAAGTTTTCTCCCTACGCAATTCGTATTTTGCTCTAATCAAATGCCTAGCAAAAACCCAGCAAGACCAGCCCGCCCCAGAATTCATTGCTTGTCCAAGAAAACTCGTTCAGAG GAGCTGGCAGACTGGCATGATTTTCCAACCAACTTTTACTTGTCAATTTGCAGACATGGAATTAAGAAGCTTGAGAGTCTGATTGCTGTGATCCTTTTGTCTATTCAAATTTCTTCTCCCCTCCCTTTGGTTGGTTGGGACTCTTTGTCTATATCTCCTGCAACAGCAGTTCTTTATTCTCCAGATACCAAGGTTCCAAGAACAGGAGAACTTGCTTTAAGGAAGGCTATCCCTGCAAATACAAGCATGAAGACCATACAG GAATCTTTGGAGGATATCTCATACCTGCTGAGAATTCCACAGAGAAAGCCATTTGGGACCATGGAGGGGAATGTGAAGAAAGCTTTAAAG ATAGCAGTGGATGAAAAGGATTCTATTTTGGCAAGTTTACCAACAAACctgaaggaaaagggctccacaTTGTATGCATCACTTATTGATGGGAAG GGTGGATTGCAAGCCCTTCTTGAATCTATAAAAGATAAGGACCCAGATAAAGTATCAGTCGGCCTTGCATCTTCACTTGATACAGTTGCAGAGATAGAGTTGTTACAG GCTCCAGGCTTGTCATTTTTATTGCCCAAGCAATACTTGAATTATCCAAG GCTTACTGGGAGAGGAATTGTTGAATTTACAATTGAGAAAGGAGATGGTTCAACATTTTCTCCAGCAGCTGGTGGTGAACTAAGAAAGACTGCTACAATTCAG GTTGTTGTGGATGGATACTCAGCACCATTAACGGCAGGGAATTTTGCAAAACTG GTAATTGATGGGGCATATGATGGGGCAAAACTTAACTGTACTGACCAAGCTGTTCTCTCAGACAGTGGACTTGATAAGAACGGTTATAATGTTCCTTTAGAGATAATGCCATCTGGGCAATTCGAGCCATTGTACAGAACAACATTAAATGTGCAG GATGGAGAATTGCCAGTTCTTCCACTCTCTGTATATGGAGCAGTTGCAATGGCACACAGTGAAGTCTCTGAGGATTATTCATCACCATACCAGTTTTTCTTCTATCTTTATGATAAAAGAAAT GCTGGCTTGGGAGGGTTATCATTTGATGAAggtcaattttcagtttttgg ATACACAATTGTTGGGAAAGATATTCTTCCACAGATAAAAACTGGAGATGTGATTCGATCTGCAAAGCTGGTGGAAGGTCAAGATCGCCTCATTTTGCCAAATGAGAGTTAA
- the LOC126694930 gene encoding peptidyl-prolyl cis-trans isomerase CYP37, chloroplastic isoform X4, whose product MKTIQESLEDISYLLRIPQRKPFGTMEGNVKKALKIAVDEKDSILASLPTNLKEKGSTLYASLIDGKGGLQALLESIKDKDPDKVSVGLASSLDTVAEIELLQAPGLSFLLPKQYLNYPRLTGRGIVEFTIEKGDGSTFSPAAGGELRKTATIQVVVDGYSAPLTAGNFAKLVIDGAYDGAKLNCTDQAVLSDSGLDKNGYNVPLEIMPSGQFEPLYRTTLNVQDGELPVLPLSVYGAVAMAHSEVSEDYSSPYQFFFYLYDKRNAGLGGLSFDEGQFSVFGYTIVGKDILPQIKTGDVIRSAKLVEGQDRLILPNES is encoded by the exons ATGAAGACCATACAG GAATCTTTGGAGGATATCTCATACCTGCTGAGAATTCCACAGAGAAAGCCATTTGGGACCATGGAGGGGAATGTGAAGAAAGCTTTAAAG ATAGCAGTGGATGAAAAGGATTCTATTTTGGCAAGTTTACCAACAAACctgaaggaaaagggctccacaTTGTATGCATCACTTATTGATGGGAAG GGTGGATTGCAAGCCCTTCTTGAATCTATAAAAGATAAGGACCCAGATAAAGTATCAGTCGGCCTTGCATCTTCACTTGATACAGTTGCAGAGATAGAGTTGTTACAG GCTCCAGGCTTGTCATTTTTATTGCCCAAGCAATACTTGAATTATCCAAG GCTTACTGGGAGAGGAATTGTTGAATTTACAATTGAGAAAGGAGATGGTTCAACATTTTCTCCAGCAGCTGGTGGTGAACTAAGAAAGACTGCTACAATTCAG GTTGTTGTGGATGGATACTCAGCACCATTAACGGCAGGGAATTTTGCAAAACTG GTAATTGATGGGGCATATGATGGGGCAAAACTTAACTGTACTGACCAAGCTGTTCTCTCAGACAGTGGACTTGATAAGAACGGTTATAATGTTCCTTTAGAGATAATGCCATCTGGGCAATTCGAGCCATTGTACAGAACAACATTAAATGTGCAG GATGGAGAATTGCCAGTTCTTCCACTCTCTGTATATGGAGCAGTTGCAATGGCACACAGTGAAGTCTCTGAGGATTATTCATCACCATACCAGTTTTTCTTCTATCTTTATGATAAAAGAAAT GCTGGCTTGGGAGGGTTATCATTTGATGAAggtcaattttcagtttttgg ATACACAATTGTTGGGAAAGATATTCTTCCACAGATAAAAACTGGAGATGTGATTCGATCTGCAAAGCTGGTGGAAGGTCAAGATCGCCTCATTTTGCCAAATGAGAGTTAA
- the LOC126694931 gene encoding probable terpene synthase 2 isoform X1, translating to MSLQVSAVPAQTKNPNSNKKRPLVNYSPSLWGDHFLSYANDSMETNDDLEQVQRLKEEVGKLLMDPIDKPSQKLELIDAIQRLGVSYHFESEIDEILQQIYKDHHNEVGQEDNDSLYTIALRFRLLRQQGYNIPSADIFNKFKDNKGNFKESLIHDVQGMLHLYEATHMRVHGEDILDEALKFTTTYLKSVVTNLNPTLATQVNRALKRPIRKCLQRVEARHYFSTYHENASHNEVLLKFAKLDFNILQKQHQKELSHISRWWKDLDFANKLSFARDRVVECYFWILGVYFEPQYSIARKILTKIICLASTIDDIYDAYGTYEELELFTDAIKRWDINCIDQIPEYMKLCYKSLLDVYEEIEDEMSKEGRSYLVYFATDAMKKLVQAYFVEAKWFNEGYIPTMDEYMSNALKSSGYPTVITISFVGMGDIVTQEAFEWVSQEPKIVKAASTISRLMDDIVSQEFEQKREHFVSSIDCYMKQHGVSKEEAHNEFQKQIENAWKDINQGCLRPTQVPMPLLTRVLNFSQVMDLLYKDGDAYTHIGEVLIQGVTSLLVDSVPI from the exons GTCCCTTGGTGAATTACAGTCCTAGCTTATGGGGAGACCATTTCCTCTCTTATGCTAATGACTCCATG GAAACCAATGACGACTTGGAGCAAGTTCAGAGGTTGAAGGAAGAAGTGGGGAAGTTGCTAATGGATCCCATCGATAAACCTTCACAAAAGTTGGAGTTAATTGATGCAATCCAACGCTTGGGCGTGTCGTACCATTTTGAAAGTGAAATTGACGAAATATTACAACAAATTTACAAAGATCATCATAATGAGGTTGGTCAGGAAGACAATGATAGTCTTTACACTATTGCTCTTCGTTTTCGATTACTAAGACAACAAGGTTATAACATTCCAAGTG CAGATATCTTCAACAAATTCAAAGACAACAAGGGGAACTTCAAGGAATCGCTTATTCATGATGTGCAGGGAATGTTACACTTGTACGAAGCTACACATATGAGGGTGCATGGAGAAGATATACTTGATGAAGCACTTAAGTTTACTACTACTTACCTTAAATCAGTGGTGACTAATTTAAACCCTACTCTTGCTACACAAGTAAATCGTGCCTTAAAGCGACCAATTCGAAAGTGCTTGCAAAGGGTAGAGGCAAGGCATTACTTCTCTACCTACCATGAAAATGCTTCACATAATGAAGTTCTACTAAAGTTTGCAAAGCTAGATTTTAACATATTACAAAAGCAACACCAAAAGGAACTTAGTCATATCTCAAG GTGGTGGAAAGATTTGGATTTTGCAAATAAACTATCTTTTGCACGAGATAGAGTGGTGGAGTGCTACTTCTGGATTTTGGGGGTGTACTTTGaaccccaatactcaattgcTAGGAAGATACTAACCAAAATAATTTGCTTGGCATCAACCATAGATGACATATATGATGCATATGGTACTTATGAAGAACTTGAGCTCTTCACAGACGCGATTAAAAG gtgGGATATCAACTGTATAGACCAAATCCCTGAGTACATGAAGTTGTGTTATAAATCACTCCTGGATGTTTATGAAGAAATTGAGGATGAGATGTCCAAGGAAGGAAGATCATACCTTGTTTACTTTGCAACAGATGCG ATGAAAAAACTTGTTCAAGCCTATTTTGTTGAAGCCAAGTGGTTTAACGAAGGATATATACCCACAATGGATGAGTATATGAGTAATGCTTTAAAATCTAGTGGCTACCCTACAGTCATAACCATATCTTTTGTCGGCATGGGAGATATAGTAACACAAGAGGCCTTCGAATGGGTCTCCCAGGAGCCTAAGATTGTTAAAGCAGCATCAACCATAAGCAGGCTAATGGATGACATTGTCTCCCAAGAG TTTGAGCAAAAGAGAGAGCATTTTGTCTCAAGCATCGATTGCTACATGAAGCAACATGGTGTCTCAAAAGAAGAGGCACATAACGAATTTCAAAAGCAAATCGAGAATGCATGGAAGGATATAAACCAAGGGTGCCTTAGACCTACCCAAGTGCCAATGCCTCTCCTCACACGAGTTCTCAATTTCTCACAAGTGATGGATCTGCTTTACAAGGATGGAGATGCATACACACATATTGGAGAAGTGCTGATACAGGGTGTTACTTCATTGCTTGTTGACTCAGTACCAATTTGA
- the LOC126694931 gene encoding probable terpene synthase 2 isoform X2, translating into MSLQVSAVPAQTKNPNSNKKRPLVNYSPSLWGDHFLSYANDSMETNDDLEQVQRLKEEVGKLLMDPIDKPSQKLELIDAIQRLGVSYHFESEIDEILQQIYKDHHNEVGQEDNDSLYTIALRFRLLRQQGYNIPSDIFNKFKDNKGNFKESLIHDVQGMLHLYEATHMRVHGEDILDEALKFTTTYLKSVVTNLNPTLATQVNRALKRPIRKCLQRVEARHYFSTYHENASHNEVLLKFAKLDFNILQKQHQKELSHISRWWKDLDFANKLSFARDRVVECYFWILGVYFEPQYSIARKILTKIICLASTIDDIYDAYGTYEELELFTDAIKRWDINCIDQIPEYMKLCYKSLLDVYEEIEDEMSKEGRSYLVYFATDAMKKLVQAYFVEAKWFNEGYIPTMDEYMSNALKSSGYPTVITISFVGMGDIVTQEAFEWVSQEPKIVKAASTISRLMDDIVSQEFEQKREHFVSSIDCYMKQHGVSKEEAHNEFQKQIENAWKDINQGCLRPTQVPMPLLTRVLNFSQVMDLLYKDGDAYTHIGEVLIQGVTSLLVDSVPI; encoded by the exons GTCCCTTGGTGAATTACAGTCCTAGCTTATGGGGAGACCATTTCCTCTCTTATGCTAATGACTCCATG GAAACCAATGACGACTTGGAGCAAGTTCAGAGGTTGAAGGAAGAAGTGGGGAAGTTGCTAATGGATCCCATCGATAAACCTTCACAAAAGTTGGAGTTAATTGATGCAATCCAACGCTTGGGCGTGTCGTACCATTTTGAAAGTGAAATTGACGAAATATTACAACAAATTTACAAAGATCATCATAATGAGGTTGGTCAGGAAGACAATGATAGTCTTTACACTATTGCTCTTCGTTTTCGATTACTAAGACAACAAGGTTATAACATTCCAAGTG ATATCTTCAACAAATTCAAAGACAACAAGGGGAACTTCAAGGAATCGCTTATTCATGATGTGCAGGGAATGTTACACTTGTACGAAGCTACACATATGAGGGTGCATGGAGAAGATATACTTGATGAAGCACTTAAGTTTACTACTACTTACCTTAAATCAGTGGTGACTAATTTAAACCCTACTCTTGCTACACAAGTAAATCGTGCCTTAAAGCGACCAATTCGAAAGTGCTTGCAAAGGGTAGAGGCAAGGCATTACTTCTCTACCTACCATGAAAATGCTTCACATAATGAAGTTCTACTAAAGTTTGCAAAGCTAGATTTTAACATATTACAAAAGCAACACCAAAAGGAACTTAGTCATATCTCAAG GTGGTGGAAAGATTTGGATTTTGCAAATAAACTATCTTTTGCACGAGATAGAGTGGTGGAGTGCTACTTCTGGATTTTGGGGGTGTACTTTGaaccccaatactcaattgcTAGGAAGATACTAACCAAAATAATTTGCTTGGCATCAACCATAGATGACATATATGATGCATATGGTACTTATGAAGAACTTGAGCTCTTCACAGACGCGATTAAAAG gtgGGATATCAACTGTATAGACCAAATCCCTGAGTACATGAAGTTGTGTTATAAATCACTCCTGGATGTTTATGAAGAAATTGAGGATGAGATGTCCAAGGAAGGAAGATCATACCTTGTTTACTTTGCAACAGATGCG ATGAAAAAACTTGTTCAAGCCTATTTTGTTGAAGCCAAGTGGTTTAACGAAGGATATATACCCACAATGGATGAGTATATGAGTAATGCTTTAAAATCTAGTGGCTACCCTACAGTCATAACCATATCTTTTGTCGGCATGGGAGATATAGTAACACAAGAGGCCTTCGAATGGGTCTCCCAGGAGCCTAAGATTGTTAAAGCAGCATCAACCATAAGCAGGCTAATGGATGACATTGTCTCCCAAGAG TTTGAGCAAAAGAGAGAGCATTTTGTCTCAAGCATCGATTGCTACATGAAGCAACATGGTGTCTCAAAAGAAGAGGCACATAACGAATTTCAAAAGCAAATCGAGAATGCATGGAAGGATATAAACCAAGGGTGCCTTAGACCTACCCAAGTGCCAATGCCTCTCCTCACACGAGTTCTCAATTTCTCACAAGTGATGGATCTGCTTTACAAGGATGGAGATGCATACACACATATTGGAGAAGTGCTGATACAGGGTGTTACTTCATTGCTTGTTGACTCAGTACCAATTTGA